The DNA sequence GATGCTGGCTTTGCATGCAAGTATTTAAAGATACAGTGTCACTGTCTTATAGTATTTATATGGTCTTTTGTCATCTATAACTTCTTATCATATTTCATTCTTATGATGTAATTATCACATACTTTCACGGCTATTATGTAACTGCAAGTATGTAGACATTATTAAGagtttgcgtgtgtgtgtttgtgtgtgtgtgtgcgtgtgcgtgtgtgtgtgtgttgagggagCTGGAGattgttaaattaaaaagtcTCTGTTTTAACATGCCTATTTGTTTGAAGACTTTAGATGAAAATACTTGCTGCTTTGCCAAACGAAAGCCAAAATTGCATTTGAAACACaaattattttcccctttcattcGGGATTCTGAATACACGTGCACAATTGCAGTCAGAATCCTTGGACCGTTCCTGTCAGATATTAGCTAGAGGGAGACTTCTGTGGCTCGTAGAACAAAAACACTACGAGAGTGTTTTTTGTCAGATGATTTGAACAGCAGTAAACAGACAATTacactgagaaaaatttaaaatagaaaagcagTCTCAATATTTTTCTTGACTTAAAATAATgccagtgattttaaaaatttatttatagagTTTATCCCAAATTAGCCTAACCTCCCCCTCGCTTTTTTTGGTGAAGGTTGGGAAAAGAGTGCTCTCTTACATGTTTCGTTACGGATCAGAAagaaagcagtttttaaattGGCTCTGattaatcttttctttaaatttgtgtATTTCAACAGCCACTTACCTAAATTCACAGTTATATAATACAGCAAATAAAGTTAAggcttattttctttctaaaaaataaatctccACAAATTTGTCAGCTAATGGAGAGGtggcattttttattttaaaaactggtgcCTCTTCTCATTTTGCACTCAGGGGAATTGGAATTAATGAAATTCTGCATTGCTATAtcatgttttgcatttgtttgaaTTTCACTGTCCTTTTCGTGtattaaaaatcagtttaaaatcaaagagaaatggaggtggtggtggtattACAATAAAtacttcctgttttattttcttttgataattTGGTATAAATTAATCCTATTGCAtgtgtcattgttttctttaataattactaGGCTGCACAAactcaaaaattttatttaatgtaaaaatCAGTCTTTTTCTCATGTTTTTGTATTCTTATGATTAAGTCATTGAATATGCTTTAAgtgtataaactttaaaaatgaaaacactttaaatattgtGCTGGCATTTTTTCAGGTAATTTAAGATTAGAGAACCATGTTAACACTACCGTTTGATGAGTCAGTTGTAATGCCAGAATCCCAGATGTGCAGAAAGTTTTCTAGAGAATGCGAGGACCAGAAGCAAATTAAGAAACCAGAAAGCTTTTCCAAACAGATTGTCCTTCGAGGAAAGAGCATCAAAAGGGCCCCTGGagaagagactgagaaagaagaagaggaggaagacaggGAAGAGGAAGATGAAAATGGGTTGCCCAGAAGGAGGggtcttaggaaaaaaaagacgACCAAGCTCCGACTGGAGAGGGTCAAGTTCAGGAGACAGGAAGCTAACGCGCGCGAGAGGAACAGGATGCACGGCCTCAACGACGCCCTGGACAATTTAAGAAAAGTGGTCCCCTGTTATTCTAAAACCCAAAAACTGTCCAAAATAGAAACTTTACGACTGGCCAAAAACTACATCTGGGCACTTTCTGAAATTCTGAGAATCGGCAAGAGACCTGATCTGCTCACGTTCGTCCAAAACTTATGCAAAGGTCTTTCCCAGCCAACTACAAACTTGGTGGCAGGCTGCTTGCAGCTGAATGCCAGGAGTTTCCTGATGGGTCAGGGTGGGGAGGCGGCACACCACACAAGGTCACCCTACTCTACCTTCTACCCGCCCTATCACAGCCCTGAGCTCACCCCTCCCCCGGGGCATGGAACTCTTGATAATTCCAAGTCCATGAAACCCTACAATTATTGCAGTGCGTATGAATCCTTCTATGAAAGCACTTCCCCTGAGTGTGCCAGCCCTCAGTTTGAGGGTCCCTTAAGTCCTCCCCCAATTAACTATAATGGGATATTTTCCCTGAAGCAAGAAGAAACCTTGGACTATGGCAAAAATTACAATTACGGCATGCATTACTGTGCAGTGCCACCCAGGGGTCCCCTTGGGCAGGGTGCCATGTTCAGGTTGCCCACCGACAGCCACTTCCCTTACGACTTACATCTGCGCAGCCAATCTCTCACCATGCAAGATGAATTAAATGCAGTTTTTCATAAttaatgaggaaaatgaaaataaacagtggTCATTCACCTCCCCCTTCTGATTAAGACAAAGCAGATGCTTGTGGGCTGAGTAATAGGCACAACTCTAGCTAAGGTGTTTACTAGTTTCTGGAGTGTGTTTCAACTATTGTGAGAATTTTCTATGTAATAATAAATCTCTTTTCCTATGagaacttcttttcctttccttttgtctGTAAAGcactgtgattctgtttctacTGGAaggttatttttttcatgttttattttctttaaaattcacttAATTTGTTTGAACAAGGTGTCTAAGAATATACTGTTGAATAAAGACGTGCACACAGCATAATTCAGTGTCTACTTCAGTTGTACAGTaattataaaaatgcatgttattaaaaataagatgaataaaatgatgtgtttataattattaggaatttatatataatgtatctctgaaaaattgaacattttaaatatcGAGAATAACACTAAGCTGACAATGATATTGGAAGATGCATTTGAGGGTGTACAACAGTATAAAAAGCTATGCAACTTTCGTTTTATTAAGGACGAGTCTAAATGCATTCGATCGGGAACTATTCCTCTTCAAGGATTTGCAGGTGGGGCAACATGATATTTGGGTAGGTGGTGTCATAATTTTGGAATAATTATATCAATCCTAGAGAAAAAATTTTCAGCACTTGTTTTGTATTGTTCAGAAATTATCTGTACAGGTTTGTTTTCACAATGTATAATTGTGGTTTTCCACccacatttttaaagcaattaaacATAGATATTTCCACTCGTAAAGGACATCTATTAGCTGTGATATTTTTGCATGATACTTATTATTTCCTGGTACACAGCTGGTTTCTGTCTCCAacactccctcctccccatttCAGACATAGTTCTGGATTTCAAAACCAGGCGAGATAAaacaaatttcttaaacaaaatggCCAAAGTGCTTacaagaaatttttctttttttttttttttaagtatcttaaATGAAAGAAGAGGTGCCCATGAGGGTTAAACATCCTGGGGAAACAATGATAAATCCTGGTAACCTTCAGCTCGCGCCGAAATTCGGTGGCAAATTTCCAGCAAACACCAGAGTGGATGTTAAAACTGGAAGGTTTTACTCTGTGCCGTTTAAATAAGTCTGGCCGATTAGAGGCTAAATTCTGTGTGAGTATAAGTTTAAACCCTACTTGAATAGCGCAAAGGAGCTCACCCTCTTAAGCAGAACTGAGACTCTTCTAAGATAAAAATCAAGGTGGCAGTGACCTCACTCCAGATGCCCTCGTGCGTAGGTTGCCTCCAGGGGGAAGATGGGGACAGCTGCGAAGGCTGGTGAGGCCAGTAGAAATGGGTCCACCGATGGCGGGACCGCGCAGTGCTGGGTGGGCCGAGGCAGGGGGTCCGCGCTCCACGGCTGCGCCCACGCTGCCCACTTGTGCGCCCCGCGGGCATCGACTGAGCGGGCGCAGGCCCGACGGCGCCTCGCGGCTGACgcggggaggaggtggaggcGGCTTCCCGTCGCCTGCAGTCATCCGGGCTCAGGGACACGGGCTGCACTGCCCGGGTCCCGCCCGCAGTGGGCGCCCTGGGTCCCGGGGGCCGCGGCTCTTGCTCCGGCCTTGCAGGCCGGGGAAGACACTTCACCGCGGGGGGAGCGGGCGCGCCCGGCAGACCCTGCCCCGAACCGGGGAGGAGGCGACCTCTTGGTGGCCAGGCCCCGAGGGGCGGGAAAGGGGTCGCCCCATCGCCCGTGCTATCTGCCACGATGGGGGACGCGCGGCGGCGGCAGCTTCAGTCTGCCCAAGTTCGGCTAAGAGCTGCCCGGTCCTGCCCCTCCGCGGCTGGCGGGGCTTCTTGAGCCGAGGCCGAGAGACTCAGCGTCCCCCGTCCCTCAGCTCCCCCTGCCTTAAGCGCCCGGCCCTATGGCGCGCGCCGCCGCCGCGCTCCGAGGGGCAAGGGTACCAGCAGCTGCTGGCGCGGTACTCGGTGGGTGACGGCCGCGCCCTTCAAAGCGGGTGTGTTAACACCTGCCCGTTCACACCCTGCGAGGGCCGGGGCGAAGGAGTCGGGAAAGAGGAGGCAGTGTGCCCTCCAGGGATAGAGAGAAGTCTGCCTTAGGTAGAGAGCCGCCTGTCCCCTGTCTGTCGCCGACACGGGAGCGACTCGTGGTT is a window from the Orcinus orca chromosome 9, mOrcOrc1.1, whole genome shotgun sequence genome containing:
- the NEUROD6 gene encoding neurogenic differentiation factor 6 isoform X1, which translates into the protein MLTLPFDESVVMPESQMCRKFSRECEDQKQIKKPESFSKQIVLRGKSIKRAPGEETEKEEEEEDREEEDENGLPRRRGLRKKKTTKLRLERVKFRRQEANARERNRMHGLNDALDNLRKVVPCYSKTQKLSKIETLRLAKNYIWALSEILRIGKRPDLLTFVQNLCKGLSQPTTNLVAGCLQLNARSFLMGQGGEAAHHTRSPYSTFYPPYHSPELTPPPGHGTLDNSKSMKPYNYCSAYESFYESTSPECASPQFEGPLSPPPINYNGIFSLKQEETLDYGKNYNYGMHYCAVPPRGPLGQGAMFRLPTDSHFPYDLHLRSQSLTMQDELNAVFHN
- the NEUROD6 gene encoding neurogenic differentiation factor 6 isoform X2; the encoded protein is MKLKPKIVLRGKSIKRAPGEETEKEEEEEDREEEDENGLPRRRGLRKKKTTKLRLERVKFRRQEANARERNRMHGLNDALDNLRKVVPCYSKTQKLSKIETLRLAKNYIWALSEILRIGKRPDLLTFVQNLCKGLSQPTTNLVAGCLQLNARSFLMGQGGEAAHHTRSPYSTFYPPYHSPELTPPPGHGTLDNSKSMKPYNYCSAYESFYESTSPECASPQFEGPLSPPPINYNGIFSLKQEETLDYGKNYNYGMHYCAVPPRGPLGQGAMFRLPTDSHFPYDLHLRSQSLTMQDELNAVFHN